Genomic segment of Peribacillus frigoritolerans:
AAATTTCATAAGGGGCTCCAAGATTTTTTGCCTCTGTCATTAATTCATCATCACTCATGATGCTCACTTTACGAATTTGTGACTGTACCTTTCTCATATGACGCACAGCTTCCACAATATTACCCGTTCCTGGTTCTCCTTTTGTACGAAGCATTGATGCTCCTTCACCAATACGGCGTGCAGCTTCACCTAAATCACGGCAGCCACAAACGAAAGGTACGGTGAAATCACTTTTTAGAATATGGTATTCTTCATCAGCAGGAGTCAGCACTTCACTTTCATCGATATAATCCACTCCCATGGATTCCAGGACCCTTGATTCAACGATATGACCAATCCTTGCTTTAGCCATGACCGGGATGGACACTGCATTCATTACTTCCTCTACAATTCGCGGATCTGCCATTCTTGCTACGCCGCCAGCCGCACGGATGTCGGAAGGAACCCTTTCCAATGCCATGACAGCCACAGCACCTGATGCTTCTGCGATTTTTGCTTGTTCTGCGTTAATGACGTCCATGATTACGCCACCCTTTTGCATTTGTGCCATTCCTCTTTTTACTGTGTCAGTTCCTAATAATTTTTCCATTTTTCTCTTCCCCCTAATATTTGCATTTTTTAGATTTGTTAGACTTAGTATAAAAAAGAGTTGACCGCATTGAAAGTGTCAGTTTTAATAAATTTAATAGGGTCAGTAAATTTATAAAAAAAGGTGGAAACAAAATGAATATGCTTTCTTGCGATTTAAATCGGTTAAGTGAAGTACCTTTGTACGAACAATTATATTCATATATTAAAAAAGAAATCATTGATGGCCGTCTTCTTTACGGCACAAAACTGCCTTCCAAACGGAAATTGGCAGAGTTCCTGCAAATAAGTCAAAATACTGTCGAGACTGCATATGAACAATTGACTGCTGAAGGATACGTTGAAGTCATACCAAGAAAAGGGTACTATATTCAAACATTCGAGGATTTAGAGTATACACAAACTAACCAAGTATCAGTGGAACAAATCAATCATAAAGAAGGGGAATTGCTATATCATTTTCATCCCAGCCAAATTGACACAGAACACTTCCCATTTGAAAAATGGAGAAAATACATGAAAAGCAAAATCGATGAATCACATCAAGATCTTCTTTTACTTGGGGATTCTCAAGGGGAATATGAATTACGATGTGAAATTGCCCATTATTTGTATCATGCACGTGGTGTACGCTGTGTTCCCGAACAGATTATCATTGGTGCAGGAATGGAAATTTTATTGCAGCAGCTTGTCCTTCTATTCGATAAAAATGCCATCTATGGTGTTGAAGATCCTGGGTATCACTTGATTCACCGGATTTTACGAAGCTACCCAAATGAAGTCCATCCACTGCAAATTGATGAAGAAGGCGTAAAGGTGAACCAAATTGAAGATTCAAACATCGACGTCGTGTATGTCACTCCCTCACATCACTTCCCCAATGGGACAATCCTATCCGTTAACAGACGGACGCGATTGTTGAACTGGGCTCAAGGGGCTGCAAACCGCTATATTATCGAAGACGATTATGATAGTGAATTTCGTTATAGTGGAAAAACAATCCCTTCCTTACAAAGTATGGATGCTAGTGATAAGGTGATTTATTTAGGGTCATTTTCAAAATCATTGATGCCATCAATTCGAATCAGTTATATGGTTCTTCCCGCTCCATTGTTACAAATGCATCAACAGGAATTATCTTTTTACCATTCAACCGTTTCTCGGATTGATCAGCATGTATTGACACAGTTCATGAAGGAAGGGGATTTTGAAAAGCATTTGAATCGGATGAGGAAAGTGTACCGTCGCAAGTTGGATAAAGTGATCGAGCTGTTTAAACCCCATCAACAAATAAAAATCATTGGAGAGCGTTCAGGATTGCATATCGTCCTCATCGTTAAGAACGGCATGGATGAACAGACACTTATTCAAAAGGCAAATGAAGACCATATTAAAATTTATGGCTTATCGACATATTCGATCGAAAAAATTGACGAACATCCTCCAAAAATCATATTGGGCTTTGCAGGGATCCCTGAATCCGAATTGGAAAAAGCCATTCACCTTTTATTGAACTCATGGGGTTTATAAAGAAAAAAGAAGTTCACTTTCGTGAACTTCTTTAAGTTTGTCGACAAAATGGGGTTCGGAATGGTCTTTTCCTAATTCCCTTTCATGATTTTAACCAATACTTTTATTTGGAATGAAACCACAACAGATTGAACCTACACTCTTGCCGAATGCTGGCTAGCCGAGACCCGCCTAAATGCTTGCTTTGATGAGGCGAGGCAGGAAGTTGGCGGAAGGGAACGGTTTCAATATATGACCGCAAAATGAATGCACGGGGTCCGAATAATACGGTGAACGGTCGAATAATGTGCGGTGTGGATCGGATAAAATGGGTGAACAGTCGAATAAAGCACGGTGTGGGTCGAATAAACTGCGTGAACGGTCGAATGATGTGTGGTCAAGGTCGAAAAACTGCTTTGGCTGAAACAACTGAGACGTTTTTTCAATAAAAAACTGCAGGCAAACTCGCTTTTCTTCGAGTTTGTCTACAGTCTGATAAATTAACTCTAGTGAACATTTTTTACCTTTTAGATAAATACTGGTCCATCATATCCTTTGGCACCATGCTCCCGCCGGTCGCCCAGATGATATGCGTGGACTGGTTCATTTTATCCACCAGTTTTTGGTCCATGAGATATTTCTTTCCTTCTGGAGCTTTAAAAAGTTGTACCGGACCCAATGCTCCTGCGAGGGCAGATGGCTCTAAATAATGACCTTCCGTCTCTGCCATTCCCCTGAGCAGATCGAATAACCTTTTATCCTCTATGGTATAGCTGCCGCTTAACATGGTCGTCATCATACGGGAAACCAATTCTGAAGGCCTTCCGACAGCAAGACCATCAGCTTCCGTCTTATTATCGATGCCAAAGTCCTGCACCGAGATTTTGTCATGAAGGCCTGTCATCAATCCGAGCGTCATGCATGGTGAATGTGTCGGCTCTGCAAAAAAACAATGTACATCATCTTCAAAGGCTAACTTGAGCCCATATGTAATACCACCGGGCCCGCCGCCGACTCCGCATGGCAGGTACACAAACAAAGGGTGATCTTCGTCTACTGGTATGGACATATCTTTCAGTTGTTTCTTCAGGCGCGTTGCAGCTGTCGCATAACCTAGCAGTAGATCCATTGAATTTTCATCATCAATAAAATGGCAATCGGGATCAAGTGATGCTTCATTACGGCCTTCTTCTACAGCTTTACTATAATCATCATCATATTCCTTTACAATGACTCCAAGACTTGTTAATTTATCCTTTTTCCACTGTTTGGCATCTGCCGACATATGGACCGTTACTTTGAATCCCAGCTTAGCGCTTATTATTCCAATACTCATTCCTAAATTGCCGGTTGAACCGACTGCAATCGAATATTTTGAAAAAAGCTCTTTGTATTCATCGCTCGCAAGTATCCCATAATTATCAGTCCGTTTTAAACCACCATGCTTCATTGCTATTTCCTCAGCACGTTTTAAGACCTCATAAATACCTCCGCGAGCCTTGATGGAACCTGATATTGGTAAATGACTGTCACATTTCAGCAAAAGTTTCCCAGCCATTTTAGTTCCATAGGATTTTTCCAAGTTTTTTTGCATGGAAGGAATCTCGACTAGTGGTGATTCAATGATCCCCTCCATTGGTTCGGTTTCTGGAAAGGCTTTAATTATATAATTGGCAAATCTATTTAATCTTTCTTCAGCAGATTTAACTTGTTCAGCTTGGACGATTGGGTTTTCTTGCTTGTTACCGTAATCTGGATTCGTCCAGAAGACTTCGTTCATCTTTATCACATTATTAAGTATAGGATCTTTCGCTTTCCAATCCATGATCGATAAACCTGCGATTTTATGCATCTCCACAGCAGTCCCTCCCGGAAATGTAGTTTTCATCTTCTACTATAACTCAACAAACTGCGATAAAGATTACAATTTTCACTTTTTTACGAATAATCAGCTTAGAAAGTCAAATTCACTTTTAATTTCCCTCGCACACTATTAATAAACCAAATTTCCTCAGCGTTATTAAGGTCAGCCTTTGAAATGGGTTTTTCCATGATTTCCTTCTTCCTGATCAAGTCTTGACGAAATGTTCCAGCAAGCAGACCTGCTTCCACCGGAGGGGTATAGAGTTCACCATTTATCTTCACCACCACATTTCCGTTCGTGAATTCCGTGATGAATCCTTCTTCATTCCAAAGCAAAACATCATGGAAGTCAGGATTATTCATTTGAAAGCCTTCATATACATCACGATTGGTGGTCTTATGAAATAGAAATGGATTTGCACTTGATATTGGAGTTTCAGCCAAGATAGCCGTAAATTCTGATTCAATGGGCTTGATTGCTTGTCCAGAGACTTCAATTTCACCATTTTCATGAAGTAATACCCTTACCTTTTGTAACGTCCCTTGATTCATATCCGCATACTTTTGGAGTTGATCTCTAAGATTCAATTCAGGGAACCGGTAATCGAAGTAATCAGCGGATTGTTTCATCCGATCGATATGATCAGTCAACAAATAATATTCGCCATCGCTGAGCTTCATCGATTCCAATAGTTTGTAAGCAGGCCTTTCCACCGTCAATAATTTGGCTTTTAAAAACGCTTCGTCATATTCTTCAGATAGCTCGGAATCCCAAGTGATTCCACCTCCTACCCCATACTCGGCTTTCCCGGTTTCGTTATCGATCACGACCGTACGAATCGGCACATTAAAAACGGCTTCGGATTCAGGGGTGATGAACCCGATTGCACCGCAATAAACTTCCCGTGGTGAATTCTCGATATCAGCGATGATTTCCATCGTTTTAATTTTAGGTGCCCCTGTTATCGATCCACAAGGAAAAAGAGCCCTGAATATATCAATGATTGTTGTTCCTGGATTCGTATCGGCCGTAATCGTGGATGTCATTTGCCAAACGGTCGGATATTTTTCAATTGCCTTAAGCTGTGGAACCTTGACGCTTCCTGGTTCTGCAATCATTCCCAAATCATTTCTGAGCAGGTCCACAATCATGTAGTTTTCTGCTTGATTCTTTTCCGAGGCTGCTAACCAGTCTGCATTAAGCTGATCCATTTTCAGTGTCGTTCCCCGCTTTACCGTTCCTTTCATTGGCCGAGTAATCAGCTGACCATCTTCCCAACGGAAAAACAACTCGGGTGATGCAGATAGGATTCGATGTGTCCCCACATTCAAATATGCACTATAGTTCGAGCGTTGAGCTCTCTTCAAGCGATCAAAGAAAGCGAAGTCATCTCCTTCGAACCTGGATTGCAAACGCATCGTGTAATTGACTTGATACGTATTGCCTTTCTCGATTTCCGATTTTATCATTTGAAACCCGGAATGATAGTTATGTGAATTCGTTTCTGATTGCCATTCAGCTAAATTAAAAGCCCCTGTCATTTTTTCAGGTAATTCTTCTTCCGGTTTATCGAAAATCCCGAACCATAATAATGGCATTTTGGCTCCATCTTTTACTTTAAAAGATTTTTCAAAAGCAGGTGCCGCTTCATAGGAAACGTATCCCGCTGCATAATGCCCCTGTTCTATCGCTTCCTGGACTTTTTGGAATTGGGGAATGACATCCTCAATTGAATGGGCGGTGAACACTTTTTTCGGGTTCGTAAAATATAGAGGCCTGCTGTCACCTTGTTTATCTGTGAAGTGAAATATTAATGATAAAGGATCTTCTCGTTTCATTCTTGTCTCCTAACTTTGTTTATGAAGTAAATCGGTATGTATTTTATAAAAAAGCTTGCAGACACGGAATCTGCAAGCTCATTCTTTGACACTTATTTCATTCCAGTAACCTCTGCAATGATTTCATAAGAACGAAGTCGTGCAACCTGATCATAAATGGCAGAGTTTATAATCATTTCGTCCGCCTGCGTTTCATTTAAAAATGCCTGCAACTGCTCTTTAACCTCTTTTGGATTTCCTATGATGGAAGCGTTCAGCTGCTTCATGACAATGGCCTTTTCATATTCTGTCCAAAGGCCTTCCATTGTATCAACTGGAGGAGCAAGTTGACCGGGCGTGTTCCGTATCAAATTCAAGAACTGCTGTTGATAAGATGTAGCAATCCTTTGCGCTTCTTCTGTAGTATCAGCTGCAAAAACATTGACACCAACCATGACATAAGGTTTATCGAGAACGTCGGATGGTTGGAAATTATTGCGGTAACGGGCTAAAGCTGGTTGAGTATTTTCAGGGGAAAAATGACTTGCAAATGAAAATGGCAATCCCAGCTGTGCTGATAATGCTGCACTGAAGCCGCTTGAACCAAGCAGCCAAATCGGGATATCCTGTCCTTCGCCAGGGATGGCGCGAACACGATTATGTTTGGAATTCGCATCTAAATAACTGCGGAGCTGCGCCAATTGTTCAGGAAAATCCTGACCGTTATTACGTACGTCACCCCTGAGTGCCATGGCTGTATATTGGTCGCTTCCCGGAGCTCGCCCAAGCCCTAAATCTATTCTACCAGGATACATTGCTTCCAATGTCCCAAATTGTTCTGCGATAACAAGCGGTGCATGATTCGGCAGCATTATGCCGCCAGAACCGACGCGAATTCTTTCCGTCTTTCCCGCAACATGGCCTATAAGCACGGACGTTGCAGAGCTTGCGATCCCTGGCATGCTATGGTGTTCTGCAACCCAGAAACGGTTATAATTCCATTGCTCCACATGCTTGGCTAAATCTACTGTATTTTTAAAAGCTCCCGAAACTGTACCACCCTCAACGATTGAAGCCAGGTCCAGAACGGAAAAAGAAATGTCGCTAAGTTTTTTTGCATGTTGATCAGCATTCATATCTTCATCTTCTTTCTTTCAATTATGATAAATTGGACGCAAAGCCATCATATAGAAAATGCACACAAAATGCACACAAAATGCTCGAACGGATTAACTGTTAAGAATTTCCCTGGCAATCAAACGAAATGAATTAAGCCTATCCTCCAACTTATGAGTGATGGTTATCAGCATGATTTCATCTGCTTGATATTTCTCCTGAATCTCGTATAGCCGATACTTCACTTGTGAAGGAGTACCAAAAATCAGTTTTTCATGCATCGTTTCCA
This window contains:
- a CDS encoding LLM class flavin-dependent oxidoreductase; the protein is MNADQHAKKLSDISFSVLDLASIVEGGTVSGAFKNTVDLAKHVEQWNYNRFWVAEHHSMPGIASSATSVLIGHVAGKTERIRVGSGGIMLPNHAPLVIAEQFGTLEAMYPGRIDLGLGRAPGSDQYTAMALRGDVRNNGQDFPEQLAQLRSYLDANSKHNRVRAIPGEGQDIPIWLLGSSGFSAALSAQLGLPFSFASHFSPENTQPALARYRNNFQPSDVLDKPYVMVGVNVFAADTTEEAQRIATSYQQQFLNLIRNTPGQLAPPVDTMEGLWTEYEKAIVMKQLNASIIGNPKEVKEQLQAFLNETQADEMIINSAIYDQVARLRSYEIIAEVTGMK
- a CDS encoding PLP-dependent aminotransferase family protein; this encodes MNMLSCDLNRLSEVPLYEQLYSYIKKEIIDGRLLYGTKLPSKRKLAEFLQISQNTVETAYEQLTAEGYVEVIPRKGYYIQTFEDLEYTQTNQVSVEQINHKEGELLYHFHPSQIDTEHFPFEKWRKYMKSKIDESHQDLLLLGDSQGEYELRCEIAHYLYHARGVRCVPEQIIIGAGMEILLQQLVLLFDKNAIYGVEDPGYHLIHRILRSYPNEVHPLQIDEEGVKVNQIEDSNIDVVYVTPSHHFPNGTILSVNRRTRLLNWAQGAANRYIIEDDYDSEFRYSGKTIPSLQSMDASDKVIYLGSFSKSLMPSIRISYMVLPAPLLQMHQQELSFYHSTVSRIDQHVLTQFMKEGDFEKHLNRMRKVYRRKLDKVIELFKPHQQIKIIGERSGLHIVLIVKNGMDEQTLIQKANEDHIKIYGLSTYSIEKIDEHPPKIILGFAGIPESELEKAIHLLLNSWGL
- a CDS encoding D-serine ammonia-lyase; amino-acid sequence: MHKIAGLSIMDWKAKDPILNNVIKMNEVFWTNPDYGNKQENPIVQAEQVKSAEERLNRFANYIIKAFPETEPMEGIIESPLVEIPSMQKNLEKSYGTKMAGKLLLKCDSHLPISGSIKARGGIYEVLKRAEEIAMKHGGLKRTDNYGILASDEYKELFSKYSIAVGSTGNLGMSIGIISAKLGFKVTVHMSADAKQWKKDKLTSLGVIVKEYDDDYSKAVEEGRNEASLDPDCHFIDDENSMDLLLGYATAATRLKKQLKDMSIPVDEDHPLFVYLPCGVGGGPGGITYGLKLAFEDDVHCFFAEPTHSPCMTLGLMTGLHDKISVQDFGIDNKTEADGLAVGRPSELVSRMMTTMLSGSYTIEDKRLFDLLRGMAETEGHYLEPSALAGALGPVQLFKAPEGKKYLMDQKLVDKMNQSTHIIWATGGSMVPKDMMDQYLSKR
- the pabB gene encoding aminodeoxychorismate synthase component I; the encoded protein is MKREDPLSLIFHFTDKQGDSRPLYFTNPKKVFTAHSIEDVIPQFQKVQEAIEQGHYAAGYVSYEAAPAFEKSFKVKDGAKMPLLWFGIFDKPEEELPEKMTGAFNLAEWQSETNSHNYHSGFQMIKSEIEKGNTYQVNYTMRLQSRFEGDDFAFFDRLKRAQRSNYSAYLNVGTHRILSASPELFFRWEDGQLITRPMKGTVKRGTTLKMDQLNADWLAASEKNQAENYMIVDLLRNDLGMIAEPGSVKVPQLKAIEKYPTVWQMTSTITADTNPGTTIIDIFRALFPCGSITGAPKIKTMEIIADIENSPREVYCGAIGFITPESEAVFNVPIRTVVIDNETGKAEYGVGGGITWDSELSEEYDEAFLKAKLLTVERPAYKLLESMKLSDGEYYLLTDHIDRMKQSADYFDYRFPELNLRDQLQKYADMNQGTLQKVRVLLHENGEIEVSGQAIKPIESEFTAILAETPISSANPFLFHKTTNRDVYEGFQMNNPDFHDVLLWNEEGFITEFTNGNVVVKINGELYTPPVEAGLLAGTFRQDLIRKKEIMEKPISKADLNNAEEIWFINSVRGKLKVNLTF
- the pdxS gene encoding pyridoxal 5'-phosphate synthase lyase subunit PdxS, translating into MEKLLGTDTVKRGMAQMQKGGVIMDVINAEQAKIAEASGAVAVMALERVPSDIRAAGGVARMADPRIVEEVMNAVSIPVMAKARIGHIVESRVLESMGVDYIDESEVLTPADEEYHILKSDFTVPFVCGCRDLGEAARRIGEGASMLRTKGEPGTGNIVEAVRHMRKVQSQIRKVSIMSDDELMTEAKNLGAPYEILREIKRTGKLPVVNFAAGGIATPADAALMMELGADGVFVGSGIFKSETPEKFASAIVQATTYFTDYELIGKLSKELGSAMKGIDISKLAPAERMQERGW